In the Candidatus Electrothrix rattekaaiensis genome, one interval contains:
- a CDS encoding DUF4910 domain-containing protein, with product MVPTGQQMLTWAHDLFPICRSITGPGVRETLAYFVELLPDLKIHSVASGTNVFDWKIPDEWIIRDAFIEDDSGNRLIDFHKNNLHVVGYSEPVDKYLTLDELNNHLYSLPDQQDAIPYITSYYERRWGFCLTYKQHKELAPGRYRAVIDSELNPGVLNYADLVLPGQTEQEVLLSTYICHPSMANNELSGPVVTTALARWLMERTKRRYTYRIIFVPETIGSITYLSTNLKHLKDHVIAGFNISCVGDERCYSYLPSRSGSTLSDIAAMHVLKHIDPDFKCYTWLDRGSDERQYCAPGVDLPIASIMRSKYGQYPEYHTSLDNFNLVSAAGLQGGFEALQNVIEIIEHNAYPVVTVLGEPHLSKHGLHRTLSTKESNKRVSTMLDAISYCDGKHSILEIAEKINVNAMYLFDMIKELEREQLVTVSPTIQHG from the coding sequence ATGGTTCCAACAGGACAACAAATGTTAACTTGGGCACATGATCTTTTCCCTATTTGTCGGAGCATTACCGGGCCGGGAGTGCGTGAGACATTAGCCTATTTTGTTGAATTGTTGCCTGATTTGAAAATACACTCTGTGGCTTCTGGAACCAATGTTTTTGATTGGAAAATTCCAGATGAATGGATCATTCGTGATGCTTTTATTGAAGATGACTCAGGTAACCGTTTAATAGATTTCCATAAAAACAATCTTCATGTAGTGGGCTATTCTGAGCCTGTTGACAAATATCTTACGCTTGATGAATTAAACAACCATTTGTATTCACTGCCCGATCAACAGGATGCTATCCCTTATATAACCTCTTATTATGAAAGGAGGTGGGGTTTTTGTCTTACATATAAACAGCATAAGGAGTTAGCTCCAGGCCGTTATCGGGCAGTTATTGATTCAGAATTAAATCCGGGTGTATTGAACTATGCTGATCTTGTATTGCCTGGACAAACCGAACAAGAGGTTTTACTTTCGACATATATTTGCCATCCTTCTATGGCGAACAATGAGCTTTCCGGGCCGGTAGTAACGACAGCTTTAGCGCGTTGGTTGATGGAACGCACTAAAAGAAGATACACGTACCGTATTATATTTGTACCGGAAACGATTGGTTCTATTACGTACTTGAGTACCAATTTAAAACATTTAAAAGACCATGTGATTGCTGGATTTAACATTTCATGTGTTGGAGATGAACGCTGTTACTCATATTTACCGTCACGTTCCGGCAGCACTCTCTCGGATATTGCAGCTATGCATGTACTCAAACATATTGATCCAGATTTTAAATGCTATACATGGTTAGATCGAGGAAGTGATGAACGGCAATATTGTGCCCCAGGAGTAGATTTGCCGATTGCGTCAATAATGCGTAGTAAGTATGGTCAATACCCTGAATACCATACTTCGTTGGATAACTTTAACTTAGTGTCGGCTGCGGGTTTACAGGGGGGATTTGAAGCCTTGCAAAATGTTATTGAAATAATTGAACATAATGCTTATCCTGTAGTAACTGTTTTAGGAGAACCGCATCTTAGCAAACATGGCCTCCATAGGACATTATCCACAAAAGAGTCTAATAAACGCGTATCGACAATGTTAGATGCTATTTCCTATTGCGATGGAAAGCATTCAATACTTGAGATTGCTGAAAAAATAAATGTTAATGCGATGTATCTTTTTGATATGATTAAAGAGTTGGAGAGGGAGCAACTGGTAACGGTTTCACCAACAATTCAACATGGTTAA
- a CDS encoding glycosyltransferase family 52 has product MVKLSTSLVLCRTPFQALLLKAVLVEENVTDYHLVYLTQDDSEEDHYYYNKLSENASQAYYLYQHKKKFDIFNHIEIYRKVFFMNIAPEYHKIFISSISSLALRKVASHYKEAEIISFDDGSGHINKHTLIAGRRPAIRMRVYEKLFRVPTVEKFKCKIHRHYSVYPHLDHIMPRDIIRYVNPFGSLKLLRSKAAGPTFFIGQPYPANYPVDKLMVFLREQKIDYYVKHPREAQPLVPDIPLLKKNGKIAEEAIFKTSKGKIPRIIGGFSSVLFNIPHDQAKKIMLVIKDDVTAKYYSELAIQAGCKVVFF; this is encoded by the coding sequence ATGGTTAAATTAAGTACTTCCTTGGTTTTGTGCCGTACGCCATTTCAAGCACTATTGCTAAAAGCAGTTTTGGTAGAGGAAAATGTTACAGATTATCACCTTGTGTATTTGACACAGGACGATTCGGAAGAAGATCATTATTATTATAATAAACTATCTGAAAACGCTTCTCAAGCTTACTATCTTTACCAGCATAAGAAAAAATTTGATATTTTTAATCATATTGAAATATATCGAAAGGTTTTTTTTATGAACATCGCTCCAGAATACCATAAAATTTTTATATCAAGTATAAGCAGTCTTGCACTTCGTAAAGTTGCTTCTCATTATAAAGAGGCTGAAATCATATCGTTTGACGATGGGTCTGGACATATTAATAAGCATACATTGATTGCAGGTAGGCGACCTGCAATCAGAATGAGAGTTTATGAAAAGCTTTTTCGTGTACCAACAGTGGAGAAGTTTAAATGTAAAATACATCGACATTATTCAGTATACCCGCATCTTGATCATATAATGCCGAGAGATATCATTCGATATGTTAACCCATTCGGAAGTTTGAAATTATTGAGAAGTAAAGCAGCAGGACCGACATTTTTTATTGGACAACCATACCCGGCAAATTATCCGGTTGATAAACTTATGGTATTTCTGCGAGAGCAAAAAATAGATTATTATGTAAAACATCCACGAGAAGCTCAACCTCTTGTACCAGATATACCACTGTTGAAAAAAAACGGAAAAATAGCCGAAGAGGCGATATTTAAAACGAGTAAAGGGAAAATTCCACGAATTATTGGCGGTTTTAGTTCAGTGCTTTTTAATATTCCGCATGATCAGGCGAAAAAGATTATGTTAGTAATCAAGGATGATGTTACTGCAAAATACTATAGTGAATTAGCCATTCAGGCAGGTTGCAAGGTGGTATTTTTTTGA
- a CDS encoding class I SAM-dependent methyltransferase — MSDLIDLAKKHGTDKWGRHFYAKYYDTYLSKFRNQKLNLLEIGVGGYENPSEGGDSLRMWKEYFPKGNIVGIDIHDKSSLSESRIQIFQGSQDDRDFLQHVVSKVGGVDIIIDDGSHVNSHVLTSFEILFPLLSENGIYVVEDTQTSYWPHRGGDSFNLNNKKCSMGFLKSLVDGLNYQEFDNPFYSPSYTDKNITGISFFHNIVFIEKGKNNEGSNICKNNRMGQKTIGQNIRYWKRFLSSLLLRH; from the coding sequence ATGAGTGACTTGATTGATTTAGCTAAAAAGCATGGTACAGATAAGTGGGGTAGACATTTCTACGCGAAGTATTACGACACTTATTTGAGCAAGTTTAGAAACCAAAAACTGAACTTATTGGAAATAGGGGTTGGGGGGTATGAAAATCCATCAGAAGGAGGTGATTCCCTTCGTATGTGGAAGGAATATTTTCCTAAAGGAAATATTGTCGGTATAGATATTCATGACAAATCCTCGTTATCAGAAAGTCGCATACAAATATTTCAAGGAAGCCAAGATGATAGGGATTTTCTTCAACATGTAGTTTCTAAAGTGGGAGGCGTTGATATCATTATAGATGACGGAAGTCATGTGAATAGCCATGTATTGACTTCTTTTGAAATTTTGTTTCCTTTGTTGTCTGAGAATGGAATATATGTAGTAGAAGATACCCAGACTTCATATTGGCCGCATCGTGGAGGAGATAGCTTTAATTTGAACAATAAAAAATGTTCAATGGGTTTTTTAAAATCATTAGTTGACGGTCTCAATTATCAAGAATTTGATAATCCATTTTATAGCCCAAGTTATACAGATAAAAATATCACAGGAATATCCTTCTTTCATAATATTGTTTTTATTGAAAAAGGAAAAAACAATGAAGGAAGCAATATCTGTAAAAATAATAGAATGGGACAAAAGACTATAGGGCAGAATATAAGATATTGGAAGAGATTTCTTTCCTCATTACTACTTAGACATTAA
- a CDS encoding glycosyltransferase family 2 protein, whose protein sequence is MPSLLTIGIPTFNRSRCIVNLIDNLLLNDIKDLVDIVIIDDGSSDDTYSLLLNHSAFLLENFSLVSNGTNKGYANVFIRMFVECRTEYLMMMADDDCVLFENIQTLISYLQKNKPDFLSTQFISNGKVYRGKNKNSRINPKEFFMASAHAPGLVYRVKACSNCLGIMRKRADANRSDTIIYPQVVMLIILLSERLKCWWLALPIASQGEAAPSGIRDKKSGEAYWSLCSRWHQLVDFDELLSGLFPERYEVVLSMVQANRERVFGHLLTALEEEQPELRIAFDRTARRYYFNKIVKKIICYDFFIKLKGCL, encoded by the coding sequence ATGCCTTCACTACTTACTATAGGAATACCAACTTTTAATCGTTCTCGATGTATAGTTAATCTAATTGACAATCTTTTACTCAATGATATCAAAGATCTAGTTGACATCGTTATTATAGATGACGGCTCAAGTGACGACACCTACAGTTTACTGCTGAACCATTCAGCATTTCTTCTGGAAAACTTTTCTCTCGTTTCAAATGGTACAAATAAAGGATACGCGAATGTTTTTATACGAATGTTTGTAGAATGCAGAACAGAGTATTTAATGATGATGGCTGATGATGACTGTGTGCTATTCGAAAATATTCAGACACTTATAAGTTATTTGCAAAAAAACAAACCAGACTTTCTTTCTACTCAATTTATTTCTAATGGCAAAGTGTATCGCGGTAAAAATAAAAACTCTCGAATTAACCCGAAAGAGTTTTTTATGGCATCTGCTCATGCTCCTGGTCTTGTGTATCGAGTTAAAGCATGCTCTAACTGTCTAGGGATAATGCGTAAACGTGCTGATGCAAACAGATCGGATACAATAATATACCCACAGGTGGTTATGCTTATTATTTTGTTGTCGGAAAGGTTGAAGTGCTGGTGGCTCGCTTTACCGATAGCTTCTCAGGGAGAGGCTGCACCTTCTGGAATAAGAGATAAAAAATCAGGTGAAGCATATTGGTCCTTATGCTCTCGATGGCATCAATTGGTGGACTTTGATGAATTACTTAGTGGACTGTTTCCTGAGAGATATGAGGTAGTGCTATCAATGGTGCAGGCGAATAGAGAGCGAGTTTTTGGTCATTTGCTTACGGCGTTAGAAGAGGAACAACCTGAGTTGCGTATTGCTTTTGATCGAACTGCCCGACGCTATTATTTTAACAAAATAGTAAAGAAAATAATATGTTATGATTTTTTCATTAAGTTGAAAGGGTGTCTGTAG
- a CDS encoding TylF/MycF/NovP-related O-methyltransferase has translation MNLIKELFRKILLQSPIKHYAFYRYEYNFTPSQLSYLLNCLNATKDIKGNCVEIGCAYGNTTVFLNKHMEYSGINKPYICIDTFTGFTDKDIAYEVQNRDKTNDMFSTAFLYNSKKRFDQTMAFNKVTMVTSYQADIKDFDLSRLGEISFCLFDVDLYHPTITALPQLYQQLSPGGILIIDDCIPDNRFDGAYQAYEEFCATNNFTSEIVEEKLGVIRKISETQGK, from the coding sequence ATGAATTTAATAAAAGAATTATTTAGGAAGATTTTATTGCAGTCGCCAATTAAGCATTATGCTTTTTATCGATATGAATATAATTTTACACCTTCTCAATTGTCTTATTTGCTAAATTGTTTGAATGCAACAAAAGATATAAAAGGTAATTGTGTCGAAATTGGTTGCGCATATGGGAATACAACGGTTTTTTTGAATAAACATATGGAGTATTCAGGGATTAACAAACCGTATATATGTATTGATACTTTTACCGGTTTCACCGATAAAGATATAGCCTATGAAGTGCAGAATAGAGACAAAACGAACGATATGTTTTCAACGGCTTTTCTTTATAATTCGAAGAAAAGATTTGATCAAACAATGGCGTTTAACAAAGTAACAATGGTTACTTCATATCAGGCGGACATAAAAGATTTTGATTTATCTCGCCTTGGAGAAATATCTTTTTGTCTTTTTGATGTTGATTTATATCACCCCACGATTACAGCTCTCCCGCAATTGTACCAGCAGTTATCTCCAGGAGGTATTTTAATAATTGACGACTGTATCCCCGACAATCGGTTCGATGGAGCATATCAGGCATATGAAGAATTTTGTGCTACAAATAATTTCACTTCTGAAATCGTTGAGGAAAAATTAGGTGTAATTAGAAAAATATCAGAAACACAAGGAAAATGA
- a CDS encoding glycosyltransferase → MPTFSVIIPLYNKLAYIGRSVESVLVQSFKDFELIVIDDGSTDGSSEELLDIKDERLHILRKENQGVGKARNTGMQHAEGQWIAFLDADDAWMPEHLSELRRVTEAFPSAGLISTRCVESATADLSVADKQKSVPSSIRSVDYFYEASKNIGFVNSTSTAINKDVFVKLGGFTSAVAGEDLEYWARIALHYPVAVSDRVTCFYFRSTGGVMEKLSTNRMREPKGLTRIRDLSASVAMLCDYFEKDPSLQRNPSIVAYINSRVENAVRGALYRGNPKLAKSYFQFMQKPINRKQRVYSLLLTLPCVVLQAAVMGYNWAKSLC, encoded by the coding sequence GTGCCCACATTTAGCGTTATTATCCCTCTGTACAATAAGCTCGCTTATATAGGGCGATCCGTTGAAAGTGTACTGGTTCAGTCATTCAAAGATTTTGAACTTATAGTTATTGATGACGGTTCAACGGATGGAAGTAGCGAGGAACTCCTCGATATTAAAGATGAACGACTACATATCCTTCGAAAGGAAAACCAGGGTGTCGGTAAAGCCAGAAATACAGGAATGCAACATGCTGAAGGACAATGGATTGCATTTCTTGATGCTGATGATGCATGGATGCCGGAGCATCTTTCTGAACTACGGAGAGTGACCGAAGCATTTCCGAGTGCCGGATTGATCTCGACTCGCTGTGTTGAATCTGCCACCGCCGATCTGTCTGTAGCTGATAAACAGAAATCAGTACCCTCATCTATTCGCTCCGTTGATTATTTTTATGAAGCGTCTAAGAACATAGGTTTTGTGAATTCCACATCAACTGCAATAAACAAAGATGTTTTTGTTAAACTGGGTGGTTTTACATCTGCTGTTGCTGGAGAGGATCTTGAGTACTGGGCACGTATAGCACTGCATTATCCTGTTGCCGTATCAGACCGCGTAACTTGTTTCTATTTTCGATCTACAGGCGGTGTGATGGAGAAATTGTCAACGAATAGGATGCGGGAGCCAAAGGGGTTGACGAGAATACGAGATCTTTCTGCATCTGTTGCTATGCTATGCGATTACTTTGAAAAAGACCCTTCACTGCAAAGGAACCCCAGTATTGTTGCTTATATTAACAGTCGGGTGGAAAATGCGGTTCGTGGAGCATTGTATAGAGGTAATCCCAAGTTGGCTAAGAGTTACTTTCAATTCATGCAAAAGCCGATCAATAGAAAACAGAGGGTATATAGTTTGCTGCTTACGCTTCCATGTGTTGTACTCCAAGCAGCAGTTATGGGGTACAACTGGGCCAAAAGCTTGTGCTGA
- a CDS encoding glycosyltransferase family 2 protein, whose protein sequence is MIIYATMSVKDEADILSHTIENALTWIDKIFVVDNGSDDSTQEILKQYGDRVILLATFYGAFHSGLKSIPFNWVNSIQSYPQADWWCVMDADEVYFDNPRRFLTSVPEYFGQVCTNTIEFIGLKEAESPLEPSSYSHYIPIDWSETRFYRNTKALRWCMYSDNGP, encoded by the coding sequence ATGATTATTTATGCAACAATGTCGGTAAAAGATGAAGCGGATATACTTAGCCACACCATTGAGAATGCCCTGACATGGATCGATAAAATTTTTGTCGTTGACAATGGAAGTGATGATTCTACTCAAGAAATATTAAAACAATACGGAGATCGTGTCATTTTACTAGCGACTTTTTATGGTGCCTTTCATAGTGGCTTAAAGTCGATACCTTTCAACTGGGTGAACAGTATTCAGTCTTACCCACAGGCGGATTGGTGGTGTGTTATGGATGCTGATGAGGTTTATTTTGATAATCCACGACGTTTTTTGACGAGTGTACCGGAATATTTCGGGCAAGTATGCACAAACACTATAGAGTTCATTGGATTAAAAGAGGCTGAGTCTCCTTTAGAGCCGAGCAGTTACTCTCACTATATTCCGATTGATTGGTCTGAAACGAGATTTTACAGGAATACTAAAGCATTGAGATGGTGCATGTATAGTGACAATGGACCATGA